A single region of the Aeromonas hydrophila subsp. hydrophila ATCC 7966 genome encodes:
- the pykF gene encoding pyruvate kinase PykF — MKKTKIVCTIGPKTESKEMLAKMLDAGMNVMRLNFSHGDYAEHGGRISNLRAVMAETGKHAAILLDTKGPEIRTIKLEGGNDVALVAGQTFTFTTDQTVVGNKDKVAVTYAGFANDLRVGNRILVDDGLIGLDVIEITEREVICKVLNNGDLGENKGINLPGVSIKLPALAEKDKRDLIFGCEQGVDFVAASFIRKKEDVLEIREHLKAHGGENIQIISKIENQEGLDNFDEILAVSDGIMVARGDMGVEIPVEEVIFAQKMIIEKCNKARKVVITATQMLDSMIKNPRPTRAEAGDVANAILDGTDAVMLSGESAKGKYPLEAVTIMATICERTDAVMPSNLSAANDSNKLRITEAVCKGAVETSEKLDAPLIVVATEGGKSAKAIRKYFPKAWILAITTNKKTAAQLVLTKGVVAHVVDSIASTDDFYRIGKEAALASGMGLKGDVVVMVSGALVPSGTTNTASVHVL; from the coding sequence ATGAAAAAGACCAAAATCGTCTGCACCATCGGTCCCAAGACCGAATCCAAAGAAATGCTGGCCAAGATGCTGGACGCCGGCATGAACGTCATGCGCCTGAACTTCTCCCACGGCGACTACGCCGAGCACGGTGGTCGCATCAGCAACCTGCGCGCTGTCATGGCCGAAACCGGCAAGCACGCAGCCATTCTGCTGGACACCAAGGGTCCGGAAATCCGTACCATCAAGCTGGAAGGCGGCAACGACGTTGCCCTGGTCGCTGGCCAGACCTTCACCTTCACCACCGACCAGACCGTGGTTGGCAACAAAGACAAAGTGGCCGTGACCTATGCCGGTTTCGCCAACGACCTGCGCGTCGGCAACCGCATCCTGGTTGACGATGGCCTGATCGGTCTGGACGTTATCGAGATCACCGAGCGCGAAGTCATCTGTAAAGTACTGAACAACGGCGATCTGGGCGAGAACAAGGGCATCAACCTGCCGGGCGTCTCCATCAAGCTGCCGGCCCTGGCCGAGAAAGACAAGCGCGACCTGATCTTCGGTTGCGAGCAAGGCGTTGATTTCGTTGCCGCTTCCTTCATTCGCAAGAAAGAAGACGTGCTGGAAATCCGTGAGCACCTGAAAGCCCACGGTGGCGAGAACATCCAGATCATCTCCAAGATCGAAAACCAGGAAGGCCTGGACAACTTCGACGAGATCCTGGCTGTTTCCGACGGCATCATGGTTGCTCGTGGCGACATGGGTGTCGAAATCCCGGTTGAAGAAGTTATCTTCGCCCAGAAGATGATCATCGAGAAGTGCAACAAAGCCCGCAAAGTGGTCATCACCGCCACCCAGATGCTGGACTCCATGATCAAGAACCCGCGTCCGACCCGCGCCGAAGCCGGCGACGTGGCCAACGCCATCCTGGACGGTACCGACGCAGTCATGCTGTCCGGTGAGTCCGCCAAGGGCAAATACCCGCTGGAAGCCGTGACCATCATGGCCACCATCTGCGAGCGTACCGATGCCGTGATGCCGTCCAACCTGTCTGCTGCCAACGACAGCAACAAGCTGCGCATCACCGAAGCGGTATGTAAAGGCGCGGTAGAAACCTCCGAGAAGCTGGACGCCCCGCTGATCGTGGTTGCCACCGAAGGCGGCAAGTCTGCCAAGGCCATCCGCAAGTACTTCCCGAAAGCCTGGATCCTGGCCATCACCACCAACAAGAAGACCGCTGCCCAGCTGGTACTGACCAAGGGTGTGGTTGCTCACGTGGTTGACAGCATCGCCTCCACCGACGATTTCTATCGCATCGGTAAAGAAGCGGCGCTGGCCAGCGGCATGGGTCTGAAGGGTGACGTGGTTGTCATGGTCTCCGGTGCCCTGGTACCGAGCGGCACCACCAACACCGCTTCTGTTCACGTTCTTTAA
- the mscK gene encoding mechanosensitive channel MscK — MLSTRFKRASATLLPLLCLLVSLCAPQAMAQDVPSRASVQRALDALGKSDTLTVSQQADQKFLTDTLTLLDSIEKEKSKAKSQSERIRSLPAELRDISAKLDALTQNKSAEQIKSEYASMSLSELESRQPDVMANMQDAQEALGTIGSQITSLQTLPERAQALMSRAYQRSQEIRTRLNAGDGVSGAEKMKLGAELALQELQLANLQQQLDNRTSMQDLAVKQRDYQSARLASEEQKLQLLQEQSSAKRLGDTEKTAEQTGELVAADDNPLVQKEQELNHQLSQQLVSATTNLNSLVQKNLQAKSWLERGTQTERNLNEQVQMLKGNLLLSRILYQLYQQLESSPSTLVKNLEEQIADLHLAQFELSQQRDQLFQKTQYLDNLIASSSEPVSEEDRTSLSKLLDTRISLLDQLNRQLDAQLTNAISLQLTQQQLARIYSSIEFTLQQHIFWVSSNKPIDGKWFISWPAQAYKQASDWVLKPDWSGWGETLLPITLLALPLLLVGGLLIWKRPALVERQKKITKDLGRFRQDSQWHTPRALLFTVLQRLPGSLFILAAGLLLTDCGLLSSRLIFQITLNLALGYLVFSVYLAVMRPGGIAETHFRMPKAELQAKRTSMRYLWVPLLPLIMLSTKAVVEPSSLGNDVVGQALTLALLGLAAYLVFPISRARIKGEASMQQSITAIALALAPVALIVLVGLGYYYTALKLTGRLIESFYLIIIWSLVYRTALRGLELAARRLAYRRAVAKREHKAQEDAEGGDTIEEQPMDLEDVSQQSLRLTRTVLLLVFGVAFYWLWSDLVAVFSYLDSMVLWHRTEGTGANAVLFPISLSDVLIGFLLLGGAWSLARNLPGLLEVLVLSKLNLAQGTAYAITTMLNYVLIGVGSLTALSMMGVQWDKLQWVAGGLSVGIGFGMKEILSNFVSGIIILFERPVRIGDTVTIGSFSGTVSRIRIRATTLTDFDRKEVIIPNQQLMTERLINWSLSDTVTRVIVRVGVAYGSDLELTRTLLKQAADDNSRVLKDPAPIVYFLTFGPSTLDHELRFFVSELGDRNPAVDELNRKIDQLFRENGIEIAFNQMDVYIKNMKDEEQKVESDSAQPPALPGAQPV, encoded by the coding sequence ATGCTCTCAACACGCTTCAAAAGAGCCTCGGCCACCCTGTTGCCGCTGCTCTGCTTACTCGTCAGCCTCTGCGCCCCGCAGGCCATGGCGCAGGATGTGCCCTCACGTGCCAGTGTGCAGCGGGCGCTCGATGCCCTTGGCAAGTCTGATACCCTCACCGTCAGCCAGCAGGCCGACCAGAAATTCCTGACCGACACCCTCACCCTGCTCGACAGCATCGAGAAGGAGAAGAGCAAGGCCAAGAGCCAGAGCGAGCGCATCCGCTCCCTGCCGGCCGAGCTCAGGGACATCAGTGCCAAGCTCGATGCCCTGACCCAGAACAAGAGTGCCGAGCAGATCAAGAGTGAATACGCCAGCATGAGTCTGAGCGAGCTGGAGAGTCGCCAGCCCGACGTCATGGCCAACATGCAGGATGCCCAGGAAGCCCTCGGCACCATCGGCAGCCAGATCACCAGCCTGCAAACCCTGCCGGAGCGGGCCCAGGCCCTGATGAGCCGCGCCTATCAGCGCAGCCAGGAGATCCGTACCCGCCTCAATGCCGGTGACGGGGTGAGCGGTGCCGAGAAGATGAAGCTGGGCGCCGAGCTGGCCCTCCAGGAGCTGCAACTGGCCAACCTGCAACAGCAGCTGGACAACCGCACCAGCATGCAGGATCTGGCGGTCAAGCAGCGCGACTACCAGAGCGCCCGCCTCGCGAGCGAAGAGCAGAAACTGCAACTGCTGCAAGAGCAGAGCAGTGCCAAGCGCCTCGGTGACACCGAAAAGACCGCCGAGCAGACCGGCGAGCTGGTCGCCGCAGATGACAACCCGCTGGTACAAAAAGAGCAGGAGCTCAACCATCAGCTCAGCCAGCAGCTGGTCAGCGCCACCACCAACCTCAACTCGCTGGTGCAGAAGAACCTGCAGGCCAAGAGCTGGCTGGAGCGCGGCACCCAGACCGAGCGCAACCTCAACGAACAGGTGCAGATGCTCAAGGGCAACCTGCTGCTGTCACGCATTCTCTACCAGCTCTATCAACAGCTGGAGTCGTCGCCTTCCACGCTGGTGAAGAACCTGGAAGAGCAGATCGCCGACCTGCACCTGGCCCAGTTCGAGCTGAGCCAGCAGCGCGACCAGCTGTTCCAGAAGACCCAGTATCTGGACAACCTGATCGCGAGCAGCAGCGAGCCGGTGAGCGAGGAGGACAGAACCAGCCTCTCCAAGCTGCTCGACACCCGCATCAGCCTGCTCGACCAGCTCAACCGCCAGCTGGATGCCCAGCTGACCAACGCCATCAGCCTGCAGCTGACCCAGCAGCAGCTGGCGCGGATCTACTCCTCCATCGAATTTACCCTGCAGCAGCACATCTTCTGGGTGAGCAGCAACAAGCCCATCGACGGCAAGTGGTTCATCAGCTGGCCGGCCCAGGCCTACAAGCAGGCCTCCGACTGGGTGCTAAAACCGGACTGGAGCGGCTGGGGTGAAACCTTGCTGCCCATCACCCTGCTGGCCCTGCCGCTGCTGCTGGTGGGCGGTCTGCTGATCTGGAAGCGCCCAGCGCTGGTGGAGCGGCAGAAGAAGATCACCAAGGATCTGGGACGTTTTCGCCAGGACAGCCAGTGGCACACCCCGCGTGCCCTGCTGTTTACCGTGCTGCAGCGCCTGCCGGGCAGCCTGTTCATCCTGGCTGCCGGCCTGCTGCTGACTGACTGTGGTCTGCTCAGCTCCAGGCTGATTTTCCAGATCACCCTCAACCTGGCGCTCGGCTACCTGGTGTTCAGCGTCTATCTAGCGGTAATGCGGCCGGGCGGCATTGCCGAGACCCATTTCCGCATGCCGAAAGCCGAGCTGCAGGCCAAGCGCACCAGCATGCGCTACCTGTGGGTGCCCTTGCTGCCGCTCATCATGCTGTCGACCAAGGCGGTAGTAGAACCCTCGTCGCTGGGCAATGACGTGGTGGGTCAGGCGCTGACCCTGGCCCTGCTGGGGCTGGCCGCCTACCTGGTGTTCCCCATCTCCCGCGCCCGCATCAAGGGCGAGGCGAGCATGCAGCAGTCCATCACCGCCATCGCCCTGGCGCTGGCACCGGTGGCGCTGATAGTGCTGGTGGGACTGGGCTACTACTACACCGCCCTCAAGCTGACCGGCCGGCTGATCGAATCCTTCTACCTCATCATCATCTGGAGCCTGGTCTACCGCACCGCCCTGCGCGGGCTGGAGCTGGCGGCCCGCCGTCTGGCCTATCGCCGTGCAGTGGCCAAGCGCGAGCACAAGGCCCAGGAGGATGCGGAAGGGGGAGACACCATCGAAGAGCAGCCCATGGATCTGGAGGATGTCAGCCAGCAGTCCCTGCGTCTGACCCGCACCGTGCTGCTGCTGGTGTTCGGCGTCGCCTTCTACTGGCTCTGGTCCGATCTGGTGGCGGTCTTCTCCTACCTCGACAGCATGGTGCTGTGGCACCGCACTGAAGGGACAGGGGCCAATGCGGTGCTCTTCCCGATCAGCCTGAGCGACGTACTGATAGGCTTCCTGCTGCTGGGCGGCGCCTGGTCGCTGGCCCGCAACCTGCCGGGTCTGCTGGAGGTGTTGGTGCTCTCCAAGCTGAACCTGGCCCAGGGCACGGCCTACGCCATCACCACCATGCTCAACTATGTGCTGATCGGGGTCGGCTCGCTGACAGCCCTCTCCATGATGGGAGTGCAGTGGGACAAGCTGCAGTGGGTCGCCGGTGGTCTGTCGGTCGGTATCGGTTTCGGCATGAAGGAGATCCTCTCCAACTTCGTCTCCGGCATCATCATCCTGTTCGAGCGTCCGGTGCGGATCGGTGACACAGTCACCATAGGTTCCTTCTCCGGTACCGTCTCGCGGATCCGTATTCGCGCCACCACCCTGACCGACTTCGACCGCAAGGAGGTGATCATCCCCAACCAGCAGCTGATGACCGAGCGGCTGATCAACTGGTCGCTGAGCGACACCGTCACCCGCGTCATCGTGCGGGTGGGGGTGGCCTACGGTTCGGATCTGGAGCTGACCCGTACCCTGCTGAAACAGGCGGCGGACGACAACAGCCGCGTCTTGAAAGACCCGGCCCCCATCGTCTACTTCCTCACCTTCGGCCCCAGCACCCTGGATCACGAGCTGCGCTTCTTCGTGAGCGAGCTCGGCGATCGCAACCCGGCGGTGGACGAGCTGAACCGCAAGATAGACCAGCTGTTCCGCGAAAACGGCATAGAGATCGCGTTCAACCAGATGGACGTCTACATCAAGAACATGAAGGACGAAGAGCAGAAGGTGGAGTCCGACTCCGCCCAGCCTCCCGCCCTGCCGGGTGCCCAGCCCGTCTAA
- the pgl gene encoding 6-phosphogluconolactonase — protein sequence MQQVVYVASPASQQIHVFALDESGELAPLQVVDTPGQVQPLVISPDGHWLHAAVRPDFSLISYRIGVDGRLSEPSSAPLAGSASHTAISADGRFLLAASYAFNHVTVSAIGSTGRAAPPHQQLDGLQAAHSVTLLAADGQGEQEVLVACLKEDRIRRFVLCREGRLRPHPLGDLQTASGAGPRHLALHPSNGDLYCLNELDCTINRYRRSADGDITLCQSLEMLPAGYQGEYWGADLHVTPDGRFLYSSERASSLLTQFAIAPDGELGVVGHFPTETMPRGFAIDGQGRWLLAAGQASHQLALHRIDPASGALTLQARQPVGEGAMWVRVLTLAP from the coding sequence ATGCAGCAGGTCGTTTATGTGGCGAGCCCCGCCAGCCAGCAGATCCACGTGTTCGCCCTGGACGAGAGCGGGGAGCTCGCGCCATTGCAGGTGGTCGACACCCCGGGCCAGGTCCAGCCGCTGGTGATCAGCCCGGACGGGCACTGGCTCCATGCCGCCGTGCGGCCCGATTTTTCGCTCATCAGCTACCGGATTGGCGTGGATGGCCGGCTCAGCGAGCCGAGCTCGGCGCCGCTGGCGGGCAGCGCCTCCCACACCGCCATCTCGGCCGATGGCCGCTTCCTGCTGGCGGCCTCCTATGCCTTCAATCATGTCACCGTCTCCGCCATCGGAAGCACCGGTCGGGCAGCGCCGCCCCACCAGCAGCTCGACGGCTTGCAGGCCGCCCACTCGGTCACCCTGCTCGCCGCCGACGGCCAGGGCGAGCAGGAGGTGCTGGTCGCCTGCCTCAAGGAGGATCGTATCCGCCGCTTTGTGCTCTGTCGGGAGGGTCGGCTGCGCCCCCATCCGCTGGGGGATCTGCAGACCGCCAGCGGCGCCGGCCCGCGCCATCTGGCGCTGCACCCAAGCAATGGCGACCTCTACTGCCTGAACGAGCTCGACTGTACCATCAACCGCTACCGGCGCAGTGCCGACGGCGACATCACACTCTGCCAGAGCCTGGAGATGCTGCCCGCCGGTTATCAGGGGGAGTACTGGGGCGCGGATCTGCACGTGACGCCGGATGGGCGCTTTCTCTACAGCAGCGAGCGGGCCAGCAGCCTGCTGACCCAGTTCGCCATTGCGCCGGATGGCGAGCTCGGCGTGGTCGGCCACTTCCCCACCGAAACCATGCCGCGCGGCTTTGCCATCGACGGGCAGGGCCGCTGGCTGCTGGCGGCAGGGCAGGCCTCCCACCAGCTGGCGCTGCACCGCATCGATCCGGCCAGCGGCGCCCTGACCCTGCAGGCACGCCAGCCGGTGGGCGAAGGGGCCATGTGGGTGCGGGTATTGACGCTGGCGCCCTGA
- a CDS encoding uracil-xanthine permease family protein: protein MFSLVKQSVAGLQILFVAFGAMVLVPLLTGLNPSMALLGAGVGTLLFQLCTRRQVPIFLGSSFAFIAPIIYATQTWGLPSTMFGLFAAGFMYFILAALIRVRGMGFVHKLLPPVVIGPVIMVIGLSVAQVACNMAMGRAGGEQVVPASVALTLAGISLAVTLIAAVFCKGWIKLIPILSGVIAGYVAAVLMGQVSFDGMVNAPWLALPHFVTPEINWAAALFMLPVAIAPCIEHIGGVLAIGGVTGKDYTKNPGLHRTLAGDGIGVCFAGFIGGPPVTTYAEVTGAVMITRNFNPVTMTWAAVFAIILAFFGKFNALLTSIPMPVMGGIMLLLFGSIAAIGLKTLVESKVDLGLSRNIAIVAVTLTVGVGALEMKIGDFALAGVGLASVAAILLNLILPQHSEEGAMESAKD from the coding sequence ATGTTTTCCTTAGTCAAGCAAAGTGTCGCCGGGCTGCAAATCCTGTTTGTCGCCTTCGGTGCCATGGTTCTGGTGCCCCTGCTCACCGGACTGAACCCCTCCATGGCCCTGCTTGGCGCCGGTGTGGGCACCCTGCTGTTCCAGCTCTGCACCCGCCGCCAGGTCCCGATTTTCCTCGGTTCCAGCTTTGCCTTCATCGCCCCCATCATTTACGCCACCCAGACCTGGGGCCTGCCCTCCACCATGTTCGGTCTGTTTGCCGCCGGTTTCATGTACTTCATCCTGGCCGCGCTCATTCGCGTGCGTGGGATGGGTTTCGTGCACAAGCTGCTGCCGCCGGTGGTGATTGGTCCGGTGATCATGGTGATCGGTCTGTCGGTCGCCCAAGTGGCCTGCAACATGGCGATGGGTCGGGCCGGCGGTGAGCAGGTCGTGCCAGCCTCGGTTGCGCTGACCCTGGCCGGCATCTCGCTGGCGGTAACCCTGATTGCGGCGGTGTTCTGCAAGGGCTGGATCAAGCTCATCCCCATCCTCTCCGGCGTGATCGCCGGTTACGTGGCCGCCGTGCTGATGGGTCAGGTGAGCTTCGATGGCATGGTGAACGCCCCCTGGTTGGCGCTGCCCCACTTCGTGACCCCCGAGATCAACTGGGCTGCGGCGCTGTTCATGCTGCCGGTAGCCATCGCCCCCTGTATCGAACACATTGGCGGCGTGCTGGCCATCGGTGGCGTGACGGGCAAGGATTACACCAAGAACCCGGGCCTGCACCGTACCCTGGCCGGTGACGGCATCGGCGTCTGCTTCGCCGGCTTCATCGGTGGCCCCCCCGTCACCACCTATGCCGAAGTGACCGGCGCCGTGATGATCACTCGCAACTTCAACCCGGTCACCATGACCTGGGCTGCGGTGTTCGCCATCATTCTGGCCTTCTTCGGCAAGTTCAACGCCCTGCTCACCTCCATCCCGATGCCGGTGATGGGCGGCATCATGCTGCTGCTGTTCGGATCCATCGCCGCCATCGGTCTCAAGACCCTGGTGGAGTCCAAGGTGGATCTGGGGCTGTCGCGCAACATCGCCATCGTGGCCGTGACCCTGACCGTGGGTGTCGGTGCGCTGGAGATGAAGATCGGTGACTTCGCCCTGGCGGGTGTGGGTCTGGCCTCGGTGGCCGCCATCCTGCTCAACCTCATCCTGCCCCAGCACTCCGAAGAGGGTGCCATGGAGAGCGCCAAGGATTAA
- a CDS encoding Hint domain-containing protein has translation MSLPAFKPSQRRLLVGSAIALALFATPLSYDFSHHQWQLNQAYAKSCFVAGTRILMADGEERSIETLQVGERVRDQYGRSNRILAIERVLLGERRLYGLNRLAPFVTAEHPFLTTRGWAAIAPAMTRTENPTLAVLPLFTGMHLLGWSEHGSAGNLALAPHPTPLLVESLCWLDAPPTTALFNLILDGSHSYVANGLIVHNKDGDGSGGSGNGGGGSSGGGSDSDGGGSSGGGSDSDGSGSSGGGSDSDGGGSSGGGSDSDGGGSSGGSSHDGGSDSSHGGDDNGGGEHAGGEQHAGGDRHAGGEQHGGGDRHAGGDRHGGGRGLGNGLDDNGVDAVDANGNQIRGDGTVDDNGVDAVDANGNEIRGDGTVDDNGVDAVDANGNEIRGDGTVDDNGVDAVDASGNEIRGDGTADDRGQTLTDAQEQALIQQGFNSKVQP, from the coding sequence ATGTCACTGCCCGCTTTCAAGCCCAGCCAGCGTCGACTGCTGGTGGGCTCGGCCATCGCCCTGGCCCTGTTTGCCACCCCGCTCAGCTATGACTTCAGCCACCATCAATGGCAGCTGAATCAGGCCTATGCCAAGTCCTGTTTCGTGGCCGGCACCCGCATCCTGATGGCCGACGGGGAGGAGCGCTCTATCGAGACCCTGCAGGTCGGTGAACGGGTACGGGATCAATATGGCCGCAGCAACCGGATCCTGGCGATCGAGCGGGTACTGCTGGGAGAGCGCAGGCTGTACGGGCTCAACCGGCTGGCCCCCTTCGTCACCGCCGAACACCCCTTTCTGACCACCCGCGGCTGGGCGGCCATCGCCCCGGCCATGACCCGCACCGAAAACCCGACCCTCGCCGTGTTGCCGCTCTTTACCGGCATGCATCTGCTGGGTTGGTCGGAGCACGGCAGCGCAGGCAACCTGGCGCTGGCCCCTCACCCCACCCCGCTACTGGTGGAGTCCCTCTGCTGGCTGGATGCCCCGCCCACCACCGCACTGTTCAACCTGATCCTGGATGGCAGCCACAGCTATGTCGCCAATGGGCTGATCGTTCACAACAAGGATGGCGATGGCAGTGGCGGCAGTGGAAACGGTGGAGGAGGAAGCAGTGGCGGAGGCAGCGACAGCGATGGCGGCGGCAGCAGCGGTGGAGGCAGTGACAGCGATGGCAGCGGCAGCAGTGGTGGAGGCAGTGACAGCGATGGCGGCGGCAGCAGTGGTGGAGGCAGTGACAGCGATGGCGGCGGCAGCAGTGGTGGAAGCAGTCACGATGGCGGCAGCGACAGCAGCCATGGCGGTGACGACAACGGCGGTGGGGAACATGCCGGCGGCGAACAACATGCAGGAGGTGATCGGCATGCCGGTGGTGAGCAGCATGGCGGAGGAGACCGCCACGCCGGCGGCGATCGTCACGGTGGTGGGCGTGGCCTCGGCAATGGCCTCGATGACAACGGGGTAGATGCCGTCGACGCCAATGGCAACCAGATCCGGGGTGACGGTACGGTCGACGACAACGGGGTAGATGCCGTCGATGCCAACGGCAACGAGATCCGGGGCGATGGCACGGTCGACGACAACGGGGTAGACGCCGTCGACGCCAATGGCAACGAGATCCGGGGTGATGGTACGGTCGACGACAATGGGGTAGATGCCGTGGATGCCAGCGGCAACGAGATCCGGGGCGACGGCACGGCCGACGATCGCGGCCAGACCCTGACCGATGCGCAGGAGCAAGCGCTGATCCAGCAAGGGTTCAACAGCAAGGTGCAACCATGA
- a CDS encoding RT0821/Lpp0805 family surface protein — protein sequence MSRYLLICLALWLSACATQPAAPLYHQMDKQDVAFANQALAEALQTRPKGQSLTWFNSANRHSGSVTPLRTFRHHNGLWCRDYREQLYIAQASQQWQDTACRSKAGHWLPLRS from the coding sequence ATGAGCCGTTATCTGCTGATCTGCCTGGCACTGTGGTTGTCCGCCTGTGCCACCCAGCCAGCCGCCCCGCTCTATCACCAGATGGACAAACAGGACGTGGCGTTCGCCAATCAGGCGCTGGCCGAGGCGCTGCAAACCCGCCCCAAGGGCCAGAGCCTCACCTGGTTCAACTCCGCCAACCGCCACTCAGGCAGCGTCACGCCACTGCGTACCTTCCGCCACCACAACGGCCTCTGGTGCCGCGACTACCGCGAGCAGCTCTATATAGCCCAGGCCAGCCAGCAGTGGCAGGACACCGCCTGCCGCAGCAAGGCGGGGCACTGGCTGCCGCTGCGCAGCTGA
- a CDS encoding NAD-dependent malic enzyme: MATGQYLLWKDAQGQDFRPVALTGTDLLNDRNLNKGTAFTEQERADFELDGLLPPQVQTFEAQLDRVYQGFLSACSDIEKYQNLRALQDRNETLFYALLARHVEEMTPIIYTPTVGKACQEFSHRYQKARGLYITPKNVDDMGSLARQLDAKSVRIIVVTDSQGILGIGDQGVGGMGIPIGKLSLYTLAAGIHPACCLPIALDVGTDNQALLDDPMYLGQPHKRIRGKEYDDFIDKFVAGVKRHFPNAVLQWEDFSKSNAFNNLSRYQQSLPSFNDDIQGTGAVVLAGIIGAVKVKGETLGQQNYLVYGAGAGGVGVADQICAGMIREGLDPQAARDRIYILDTQGLVCDNREGLDEYKRRYAKPGLLLAGWDTEVPGKANLTDVLRHVPITVLLGTSGSGGAFKEEHVQLMQKHCARPMVFPLSNPTANCEALPDDIYRWSKGKAIVATGSPFKDVHYEGQEFRVGQGNNVFIFPGVGLAAIVSQIREITPDIFTTAAFALAECVSEVDLAKGAVYPRIRELRNISVHVATAVLKDIVRRDPSHPLIGQDLQQHILNHMWEPVYLPYRRV; this comes from the coding sequence ATGGCTACCGGACAATATCTGCTGTGGAAAGATGCACAGGGACAAGATTTTCGCCCCGTTGCACTGACTGGCACCGATCTGCTCAACGATCGCAATCTCAACAAGGGCACCGCCTTTACCGAACAGGAGCGCGCCGACTTCGAGCTCGACGGCCTGTTGCCTCCCCAGGTGCAAACCTTCGAAGCCCAGCTGGATCGGGTCTATCAGGGCTTTCTGAGCGCCTGCAGCGACATCGAGAAGTATCAGAACCTGCGGGCATTGCAGGATCGCAACGAGACCCTGTTCTACGCCCTGCTGGCGCGCCATGTGGAGGAGATGACCCCCATCATCTACACCCCGACGGTGGGCAAGGCGTGTCAGGAGTTCAGCCACCGCTACCAGAAGGCGCGCGGCCTCTACATCACCCCGAAGAACGTCGATGACATGGGCTCCCTGGCCCGTCAGCTGGATGCCAAATCGGTGCGCATCATCGTCGTGACCGACAGCCAGGGGATCCTGGGGATCGGTGACCAGGGGGTGGGCGGCATGGGCATTCCCATCGGCAAGCTCTCCCTCTATACCCTGGCCGCCGGTATTCACCCCGCCTGCTGTCTGCCCATCGCGCTGGATGTGGGCACCGACAATCAGGCGCTGCTGGATGATCCCATGTACCTGGGTCAGCCTCACAAGCGCATTCGCGGCAAGGAGTACGACGACTTCATCGACAAGTTCGTGGCCGGGGTCAAGCGCCACTTCCCGAACGCCGTGCTGCAGTGGGAGGACTTCAGCAAGTCCAACGCCTTCAACAACCTCTCCCGCTATCAGCAGTCGCTGCCGTCCTTCAACGACGACATCCAGGGTACCGGGGCCGTGGTGCTGGCGGGCATCATAGGGGCGGTCAAGGTCAAGGGCGAGACCCTGGGCCAGCAGAACTACCTGGTCTATGGCGCCGGAGCCGGCGGGGTGGGGGTGGCGGATCAGATCTGCGCGGGCATGATCCGCGAAGGGCTGGATCCGCAGGCTGCCCGCGATCGCATCTATATCCTGGATACCCAGGGACTGGTGTGTGACAACCGCGAGGGGCTCGACGAGTACAAGCGTCGCTACGCCAAGCCTGGTTTGCTGCTGGCCGGCTGGGACACCGAGGTGCCCGGCAAGGCCAACCTGACCGACGTGCTGCGTCACGTGCCGATCACAGTGCTGCTGGGCACCAGCGGCTCGGGCGGCGCCTTCAAGGAGGAGCACGTGCAGCTGATGCAAAAACACTGCGCGCGCCCCATGGTGTTCCCGCTCTCCAACCCGACCGCCAACTGCGAGGCGTTGCCGGACGACATCTATCGCTGGAGCAAGGGCAAGGCCATCGTCGCCACCGGCAGCCCGTTCAAGGATGTGCACTACGAGGGGCAGGAGTTCCGGGTCGGCCAGGGCAACAACGTCTTCATCTTCCCGGGGGTGGGTCTGGCGGCCATCGTCAGCCAGATCCGCGAGATCACGCCGGACATCTTCACCACCGCCGCCTTTGCGCTGGCGGAGTGCGTGAGCGAGGTGGACCTCGCCAAGGGGGCCGTCTATCCGCGCATTCGCGAGCTGCGCAACATCTCGGTGCACGTGGCGACGGCGGTGCTCAAAGACATAGTGCGGCGGGATCCTTCTCATCCGCTGATCGGTCAGGATCTGCAGCAGCACATCCTCAACCACATGTGGGAGCCGGTCTACCTGCCCTATCGCCGGGTATGA